GCAATGGCAGAACCCTCAACGGGAACAAAAAAACTGGATTTAACCAAATATCACAATGTGGGAAATATCTGGTTACGAGTTAGTAACTATGGATTCTTCGGCTCCGGAGATGACATTGTTCCTCAATATCCTTCTCTGGAATATCCAGGCGGCAGCGGTGTTGACTATTTATACCAGGGAGCTTTGTGGTTCGGAGCCAAAAAACTGCGTCGGGACAAATTTAATAAACCCTTATACTGGTTAGTTTACCCTCCATCCGAGATTCAAGATACGATCATCACAGCAGATGATCCTCGCTGGAATCCATCTAAATCCGCAGTATTGGATACTTTAGTAAGTGTAGGTTTTGACGGGGACTGGGATTTATACGAATTCTTGCCCGCCTATAATCCTTTGCTGGTTTCCAATTTGGCGCAAACTGATAACTATGCTTTATATAATAATCAGGATGGTATTAGTTATGCTACAACCAGAAAACAAAAGCGTGGTGTGGATGATGATGGTGATGGTAGAATTGATGAGGATGGTGCCGGTTTCACCTTTCCTTTTAGAGTTAGCTCGGAATTACCAACGCAATTCAGTGAAGATTTCGGAGGCCAGTTTTTAGCTGATGTTCCAGCAGGTGCTTTTACTATCCTGGATGATCCCGCCAATGCCGAAATCTGGTTTCCTTTAGGATTTATGGATTTATCATACAGAAGTACATATTCCAACTATGCTTTTTCCGCACCTTATGATGATGACGGCGATGGCAGATTAGATGAAGACGGGGCTCCCGTTTCCGAACAGGACTACATTTCATTTTACTATGATTACTGTCCTTTTGGAACATCTGGAGAAAGGGACTATGGAACACACTCCGGATCGAGCAAGCATTTTCCGTTAAATATTAGAGTGCGCCAGATGAGCTATCAGTGGAGTTATGAATATATTAAAAACCTGGTATATATTGAATTTGACATTACCAATATGAACCCTTTGGATTCTCTTTATGATTGTGCTATGGGTATTTATATGGATAGTGATGTTGGTCCTCAAACCTGGGGTGCCGATAAAGCATCCGATGATAAATCCGGCTATGTTAAAGGAACAGGTTATGAATTTGCCTATACTTATGATGCCGATTTTGATAACGGACTTTCCCCTGGAATTGTAGGAGCACGTGTTTGTACCCCGGATCCGGAACAGTTGCAATTTCATTGCTGGTATTGGAAAGTAGGAGAAGGACCTTACGATGGAGATCCTCGTAAAATTCCGAAACCGAACGAGACCTCCAATGAAAAATATTGGTTGCTTACCGGGCGCAATCCGAAACCCTCATCAACTACTTATACTGCCCTGCGTCCAGAACAGGAAGATGTAACTGAATGGGAACAACCGACTCCTAATGACACCCGTTTCCTGTTCTCCTTTTATGGCGCGCAACCTGGCACTGCTGAATACAATGAATTGGATACCAATGGAAACTATTACAAGCGGTGGAATTTGGCTCCTTATAAAACGATGAAAATAGTGGTGGCAGTTTTCCCCGGTAATAATAAGGAAGACCTGAAAGCAACTGCCAGCAGAGCCAAAGAAATTTATGGTGAGGCACAAAACCTGATAACTGTTACTCTCCCTGATACTTTTCCTCATTACAGTCCTTATGTGCCACCCGACATTCCTGGAATGTATGCAGAACTTGTAAATAATGGAGACCGCTTGGATGTTTATTGGGATAATCGCAGCGAATTTTCTTATGACTCTAAAACTGCAAGTACTTCAATAATTGGCTGGCAAAATCCCCAAAGTTCTTATTTAATTTCCGGGCTTGATAGTGATCCTACACCCTATATAGCTAATAACTGGGCAGATATACCGGTGGAATACAGACCGGATATGTCTTTACCTTCAGATAAAATCTGGAATATGAATGCCCTGATTAATCCTTATACCGCTTCTCGTTTACGCAGGGATTTTCAAGGTTATACATTATGGGGTAGAAGCGGTAGCGGTAATCAGGAAGATTGGGAAATGATTCACCGGTGGGATAAGGTTGAAACAGCACAGGATCATAGCGATTATACAATCAACAGTTCATTTCCCACTTATTTTATTAATTTTGGCGGATATTTAGGCATTGATACGGGCTTGCCGAATAAAAATGAGTGGGATGCAGATGTATCTGAGTATCATAAATTTTACCGCTATGATGATAACTACATCCTGGTTCCCAATGGTGACGATTTTTACGGTTGGCCTATTTATGAACCAAATCCTGTAATTAATGGAACTCCGCTAAACGATATAACGGATTGGCGGACAATTCAAAATTACGCCAATTCTATTACCGGACCTGATGCTGCAACTACAAAACTTTTACAAGCACGGATATTCAAGCATAGTGCTATACCCGATAATGTTTTCTATGCTCTATACGAGCCCAAACTAATACCTTTAGAAGGATTTGCTATTCCTGCTCCAACCGGTGAAGGAAATACAGTGCCCGATACTTTAGCCCTAAGTAAACTAAGAAAAGAAAGATTAGCCAGGCGCTATTACTACTCCAATATTATGTATCCTCGCAAAGGTATTGAATATTATGTTGCTTTAACTGCTTTTGACCGGGGAATTCCATCCAAAAATCTGGACTATCTGGAAAGCGGAAGGGATGCTGATTCCAATATGAAAGTATTCTTCCCGGGCACTTTAGCCAGAGATAATATGGATAATATTATGGTTATCCCCAATCCTTATATTGGTAGAAGCAGCTTTGACGGACGCAGAGAAAATGACGAAAAGGGAGATAAGAGCCGCCGTTTGTGGTTTATCAATCTTCCCAAGCGTTGCACTATCCGGATTTATACTTTAGCCGGAGATCTTGTGCAGACCTTAGAACATAATGGAGCTCAGGAAAATGATATTATAACTATCTCTAAAGCTGCCACAACAGGTATTGCAGCTGATGGAATGCATTCCTGGGATTTACTAACTAAAAACAGACAGATAACAGCTCCCGGTGTATATCTGTTTTCTGTGGAAAACAAAGCTGACGGTAAAAACAAAGTCGGTAAGTTTGTTATAATCAAATGAGGGAGGAACTGTGAAGAAAATACTTATAATTACCTTGGCAATTGCCTTAGCCGGTTTACCCCTGTTTATTGCTGCCAAGCCGTTTGGTAAAAGTGGAACGGTAGCTTTGCAGTTTCTCAAGCTGGGTGTGGATGCTCGTGCAATTGGTATGGCAGAAGCATATACAGCCGTAACAGATGATATTTCTTCAGTTTACTGGAATCCTGCCGGGTTAGCACCTGCTTTTGAAAATCAGGTCTTTGTCTCCCATACCAATTGGCCTGCGGACATTATGCACGAATTTGGCGCTGCCACATATACTAATGGAGTTTATACTGTTGCCTTATATGGAAGTGTCCTCCATATGGATGATATGGATAAAACAGAAGAAGAAGCATTTGGACCCACGGGTGAAAAATTTACCTGCAGTGATATGGCTTTCGGAGTAGATTTCGCTCAGCAGTTTACTAACAAATTTTCTGCCGGAGTAGGAATTAAATATCTGCGGGAAACCTTATATGATTACAGTGTAAATAGCTATGCAGTTGACCTCGGTTCTATGTATAATACTGGGTGGAAAAATATTAAAATTGGAATGGCAATGCGCAATTTCGGTCCTGATATCCGCTATCGGGTTGATGATGATGAAGATGGTAGAGACGATGAAGACCCCTTTGATTTGTTTGATAACGATGGTGATGGTTCCATAGATGAAGATGGGATTGAACTGGATAGCAAAATTCCTTTAAGTTTCTCTTTAGGAGTTAGTGGAGACCTGATGCGGGAAGGAAGTAACCACTGGATTGCATCTCTTCAAATGGATAATGTAATAGACCGATTAGAAACCTGGAACCTGGGAACAGAGTATAAATTGGGAAATCTGTTTTTACGGGGTGGTTACCAATTTAACTATGATACTAATGGTTTTTCTGCAGGAGTTGGCTGGCAGGTTACAACTTCCTTTGGTATCTTTAATATAGATTATGCCTATACCGATATGGGCGATTTAACTGAGTCCTTTATTAAAAGTGCTCATCGTGTCTCTATTAAAATGAAATATTAAAAGAATCACAAATGATTCAGGAGGAAATAATGAAAAAAATCCTATTCACAACACTATGTTTGACCCTGCTTGTTGGTATTGTTTTTGCGCAGGAAATGATTCCCGCTACCAACAAGAAGGCGATGGAGAATCCACCCTGTAAACCTTTTATTTCTGCAAACCGAACAGTACCGGAATATTCTTTTACTGTTCCTCCAACTGCTTTAATGACCTCCTATTATGATTATATGATAGGAAGTTATAACGGTTTGCCTCTTCGTGTTATACCTTCAAATATTTATGGAGGAAAATATTTCCTAACCTATCATGGTAAAAGAAATGCCACTGGAACACGCCGCGTTTTTTATGCCTATCTTGCTGAAGACGGTAGTATCATTAGCAATAACGAAATTACCCCAGAAGCAAATAACGAAGGATATCCCACCGTGGCTGTTGATCCTGTTTCCGGAAAACCAATTTATGCCTGGCATGCTAATACCGATGCTGATACTCAAATGGAAGTGCAGCTTGCTTCCGACGCCTATTTTGAGGGCTTAGCAGGAATGTTTACTATCATCACTCTGATTGATAATCCTACCACTATTTCTACTTCTCCGACTGAAAGCACTTCTGATAATGAATTTATATGGCCCACCGCGCAAATAGGTCCTTCTCCCAATGCTGGGATGAGAAGGGTTTATGTGATTGCCAGAAATTCCGTTACGCATACTTACGGTCCTTCCGAAAATCCTTATATTGCCTGGGCTGATTTTAATGGTGACCTAATAGAACAAGGCATTTCGCTTGATTGGAATTATACTTCCATACCTGAAATGAATCAATGGAATGTAGATGAAGAATGGAGAAGACCTTTCCATTCCATTATTACCGATGATTCAGGCAATGTTTATTACGCCGGCTATCATTTTGCTACTGAATCCGATGGCACCACAGATATTCCTGAGCCGGATTTGGATGTGTTTAAATGTGGAAATTATGGAGAGGGAACCTGGGTGCGGATTAGCGATTGGAGCAAATTAGCTTCCTGGAATCCCAATACCAGCCCCACAGATACAACTGGAACCTTTACCGTCTCCGGATCTAATGAACCTTATGGAGATAACGAAATATATTGGACATTAATGAATTCCAGTCACTTGAATGCTACAATTGATGATATCGGACGCATTCACTATCCCGGTGTTTGGGGATTAAATAATTGTGACGGTTATTATTATCCTAATTTTCAATATACTAAAGAAGTTATCTTTGATCCTGCCCTTCCGGAAGGTTCTCAGTTCAAAGTTAATGAAATATGGCCTCAAAAAGACCCCGAAAACGATCATGACGAATATTATCAGCCCTGGGATAATGTCCCGCCTTGGGGAGAAGAAGAATATGAACAAGACCCGGACACTGGGGAATGGTATCTTTCCTATAATCTTAGCTGGGATTTTCCCTATTGGGATCAGAGTGCCCATGGTGATGCTATGTTCTTCCATTGCAGCAATATGAAAGTTACTGAAGGCAATGGCGAAGGTATGTTAGCAATGGTCTGGCAAAACTGTGCCCGTGCTAAAGCTATTAATGCCGATGGCGATACAGATTATACTGCCTGGGCAAATACTCCTGAAATTTGGATTTCTGTTTCTTCCGATAACGGAACTAACTGGAGTGAACCCATTTCCTTAAATAATATTGAAACCCCTGCATTTGCCGGTATTAAACCTATGTGGGTTTACCCGGCAGATAAAGTAACCTATGTTGGTGAAAGTAATGGCCAAAAAGTTGGAAAACTTGGCATTATGTTCTACGACGATTTTACTTGGGGTGCTTTTGTTATCAGCCCTGGAGTTGGCGCTACCAATGATGGTGGAAGAGTAATGTTTACAGAATTAGAAATCGTTTTTCCTCCCAATGCCGGAGAGGATCCTTCTGTAAGCCCTGTTACCAAAATCCTCAATCAGAATTATCCCAATCCTTTCAATCCTGAAACCACAATCACTTTTGATATGCCCAAAGCAGCACATGCTAATCTCTCCATTTATAATGTTAAAGGACAGTTAGTTAAGACCCTTTATAACGATACAGCAGCTTTCGGTAAAAATACAGTGGTCTGGACAGGTCTTGATAACAATGGAAATAATGTATCCAGCGGACTCTATTTCTATCGCCTGACTACCAATGGCAAAGTGGAAACCCGCAAGATGATGTTAATGAAATAGGAACTATTACTTAAACAATGATAATGCAAAACCCCGGATTTTGTTCCGGGGTTTTTTTATCTGGAAGAACAATGCATCCAGCGGTTCCACAAATCCCGGAAGAACAATGTCCTCGTCGTTCAAGCACAAGAAGGGGTTGACCAGGAGGTCAACCATCCGATTTTGCCCGTAGGGGCTTTTTGTTCAGGAAGAACGACGTCCTCGTCGTTCCACAAATCCCGGAAGAACCATCAACCTTCTAAACATTCTAAACATTTAAATTCCCTGTAACTTACATTGCGGACAGGAAACGACGAGGACGTCGTTTATTCCGGAAAATTTTCCGCGGGGTTGACGAGGACGTCAACCTTCCGGATGAAGGGTGCCTCCGTCGGTTCATAAATCCCGGAAGAACGACGTCCTCGTCGTTCATAAGAACCATCAACCTTCTAAACCTTCTAAACCCTCTAAACCTTCTAAACCTAACTTTCCTTTTATGTCTTTTCAATAAGAAATGTATATGAATTCGTATAATCCTGTAAATCCGGATTGCAAATATGCAGGTATCAACTTTGTTTTTTCAAAAGCAGCCACATAAAAAACGGGCAGCCGATAAACGCCGTTATAATTCCTACAGGCAATTCTATAGCCAGCAATTGTTTCGCCACCAGATCACAGGCAAGTAAAAAAATACCTCCCGACAGCAATGATAGCAGATATATTTTTTTTTGTCCGGAGGGTACAAAATAGCGAACTATGTGAGATATTATCAATCCTACGAAACCGATTATTCCAGCGTAAGACACACTAATTCCAATTACTATGGATGTGAGGATAAAAATCTGTCTTCTTAACGCTAAAACATTGATCCCTAAGCTGGCGGCATAGAGATCTCCCCCGCTTAAAATATCAATAGCCGTAGATTTAAAATAAAGATAGATGAGAATAGCGAATGAAACTACCAGCAGAATTAGAAAAAAGACCCATTCACTGCTCGTAAAAATATGCCCCAAATTTCCCATCAGAGTTCCCAATATCAAAGCTGTATCCTTTTGGTAAAGATACATAATCAGCGAAATACCGGCAGAAAAAAACATCCCGGCAATCACCCCGGCAATTAGTAACCGGCTTTTATCAAATCTCCCTTTTTGATGTGCCAGTTTCCACACCAGGAGCATTGTAAAACAAGCACCAATAAAACCACCCAAGGGCATTAAAACAACCAAACCGGAAATACCGAGCAAAATACTGCCAAAAGCCGAGCCCGAAGAAATACCCAAAATATATGGTTCGGCTAATGGATTGGCAAGCATCAGCTGATAGATGGAACCAATGCCGGCTAAAGCCATACCGGTGAAAAGAGTTAATAAAAGGCGCGGAATTCTAACCTGGATGATAATATTTTTATTGGGTTCCCCTACGGTTAGATATATCGCAATAACGCCCAGTCCGATCAGCAACCAGAGAATAAGAATTACCTTTTTTTTCATTGTTCATTCTGCCAGGAAGCAAATATATTTGCCAAGACCTTCATCCCTTCTACACAGCGCGGAGTGGCACGTTGAATTATATCAGGATTGATATCCCGCTCAAAATATATCCTCCGGTTTTTAATTGCCGGTATATTTTGCCAGCCCTTGCGGTTAATAATATTTTCCAGGGTATCCTGCGAATAACAGATCATAATATCCGGATTAGCGGATATTACGGCTTCGGGATTAACTCTGGCATAATCACGTTCCAGGGTAGGAAAAATATTATCACCACCGGCAGTTTCTATCAATTCTCCTATAAAAGAGGCATCAGATACGCTCATCAAGGGATTGCGATAAATTTCCAGATAGACCTTAGGGTGAGCTTTTCCCCGGGAATTTTGTTTTATGGCTTCCAGTTCTCGGCTTAACCGGCTCACCAAATTCATTGCTTCATCTTTTCTATCCAGCAAAATTCCTATTCTTTCAATAGCTGCCAGCATTTCACTAATGCTTTCCGGATAAATCACTTCCACCTGAAATCCCAAATTTCTAAGGTCTGAAGCCATTCCTTCCTGCTCTAAAGAACTGCAAAAAATATATTTCGGATTTAGTGCTAAGATACTTTCAAGGTTAATTTTACTGAAAGAACCAACCACTTTTTTATCCTTCAGGGAAGGAGGATAATTGCATTCTGCCGTAATCCCCGTAATTTCATCTTCGGCATCAAGGGCACAAATAATTTCTGCAATTTCGGGAGAAAGAACCACAATTCCCTGCTTTTGTTTCTTATCCGTTTGCTTGCAGGCAAAAACAAACGCCATTACGATGAGCACAGATAATATTAATGTCTTCTTCACTTATTCTATCCTGTTATCTTTTTCTTGCGTTATTTATGGCTGAAATAAAGGGTAATTACCTTCCCTTACAGGGAAAATTTGCTTTCCTTCCACCCCGCTGTAAGCGAACTCTATCTATTTCTTAAGCAGATAGTTGCCTCTTTTTTTTCAGCAGTATCAGCAATGTTCTTCGTTACCCGGGAAAAACATCTTATCCCGTTTCTGTGTTGCAATCAAAGTTAAAATTTAACTCCTCTTAGGAAATACCGCTAATGCCGGAAAAACAAGGGTCTCCCCAATCCGGAAACGAGATTATACCTTAGTAAGGATTAAGCTCTGGCTGTCAAGAAAAATGACTTTCCTTTCTTTTTTTAAGTCCTTTCTTTAAACTTTACCGCAGGGCATATCATTCCCGTATCGTGCCCGTATCGTTCCCGTATCGTTCTCGTATCGGATAACGGAATTAGACGAGAATTTTATTACCGCTATAATGGAAAGAAGAAAGCG
The Candidatus Cloacimonas sp. genome window above contains:
- a CDS encoding helical backbone metal receptor yields the protein MKKTLILSVLIVMAFVFACKQTDKKQKQGIVVLSPEIAEIICALDAEDEITGITAECNYPPSLKDKKVVGSFSKINLESILALNPKYIFCSSLEQEGMASDLRNLGFQVEVIYPESISEMLAAIERIGILLDRKDEAMNLVSRLSRELEAIKQNSRGKAHPKVYLEIYRNPLMSVSDASFIGELIETAGGDNIFPTLERDYARVNPEAVISANPDIMICYSQDTLENIINRKGWQNIPAIKNRRIYFERDINPDIIQRATPRCVEGMKVLANIFASWQNEQ
- a CDS encoding T9SS type A sorting domain-containing protein yields the protein MKKILFTTLCLTLLVGIVFAQEMIPATNKKAMENPPCKPFISANRTVPEYSFTVPPTALMTSYYDYMIGSYNGLPLRVIPSNIYGGKYFLTYHGKRNATGTRRVFYAYLAEDGSIISNNEITPEANNEGYPTVAVDPVSGKPIYAWHANTDADTQMEVQLASDAYFEGLAGMFTIITLIDNPTTISTSPTESTSDNEFIWPTAQIGPSPNAGMRRVYVIARNSVTHTYGPSENPYIAWADFNGDLIEQGISLDWNYTSIPEMNQWNVDEEWRRPFHSIITDDSGNVYYAGYHFATESDGTTDIPEPDLDVFKCGNYGEGTWVRISDWSKLASWNPNTSPTDTTGTFTVSGSNEPYGDNEIYWTLMNSSHLNATIDDIGRIHYPGVWGLNNCDGYYYPNFQYTKEVIFDPALPEGSQFKVNEIWPQKDPENDHDEYYQPWDNVPPWGEEEYEQDPDTGEWYLSYNLSWDFPYWDQSAHGDAMFFHCSNMKVTEGNGEGMLAMVWQNCARAKAINADGDTDYTAWANTPEIWISVSSDNGTNWSEPISLNNIETPAFAGIKPMWVYPADKVTYVGESNGQKVGKLGIMFYDDFTWGAFVISPGVGATNDGGRVMFTELEIVFPPNAGEDPSVSPVTKILNQNYPNPFNPETTITFDMPKAAHANLSIYNVKGQLVKTLYNDTAAFGKNTVVWTGLDNNGNNVSSGLYFYRLTTNGKVETRKMMLMK
- a CDS encoding PorV/PorQ family protein; this translates as MKKILIITLAIALAGLPLFIAAKPFGKSGTVALQFLKLGVDARAIGMAEAYTAVTDDISSVYWNPAGLAPAFENQVFVSHTNWPADIMHEFGAATYTNGVYTVALYGSVLHMDDMDKTEEEAFGPTGEKFTCSDMAFGVDFAQQFTNKFSAGVGIKYLRETLYDYSVNSYAVDLGSMYNTGWKNIKIGMAMRNFGPDIRYRVDDDEDGRDDEDPFDLFDNDGDGSIDEDGIELDSKIPLSFSLGVSGDLMREGSNHWIASLQMDNVIDRLETWNLGTEYKLGNLFLRGGYQFNYDTNGFSAGVGWQVTTSFGIFNIDYAYTDMGDLTESFIKSAHRVSIKMKY
- a CDS encoding iron ABC transporter permease gives rise to the protein MKKKVILILWLLIGLGVIAIYLTVGEPNKNIIIQVRIPRLLLTLFTGMALAGIGSIYQLMLANPLAEPYILGISSGSAFGSILLGISGLVVLMPLGGFIGACFTMLLVWKLAHQKGRFDKSRLLIAGVIAGMFFSAGISLIMYLYQKDTALILGTLMGNLGHIFTSSEWVFFLILLVVSFAILIYLYFKSTAIDILSGGDLYAASLGINVLALRRQIFILTSIVIGISVSYAGIIGFVGLIISHIVRYFVPSGQKKIYLLSLLSGGIFLLACDLVAKQLLAIELPVGIITAFIGCPFFMWLLLKKQS